Proteins co-encoded in one Aspergillus flavus chromosome 2, complete sequence genomic window:
- a CDS encoding oxidoreductase, with protein sequence MAHIKELNAHERPPEAVRHRYKEIQKATLSDIDSDHKIIDLQALNPDKLPSDISLAQWMPGEQVQPVFHQLVRAYGESQNDEDTSHKDIPVYTHQSISGLQMIPSLVPPAVQVELLSRLLHRDLSNKEHQTNLHLHYNITYPGETEIAPIEGGTSTSSAGNSPEGNGVLSFFEDDPARVVYPKDPAVHKPLTVQQMLNKKLRWATLGGQYNWTTKEYPTECPPAFPEDVASVLHAAFPQTEAQAAILNVYSPGDTLSPHRDVSEECDVGLISISFGCDGLFLISHDDGKGCEIVRLRSGDAVYMDGTSRFAWHAVPKIVPGTCPEWLADWPLCPVDDADTSKYGRWKGWMSGKRVNLNVRQMTVTDTHT encoded by the exons ATGGCTCACATTAAAGAACTCAATGCTCATGAACGCCCACCAGAGGCTGTCCGTCACCGCTATAAAGAGATCCAAAAAGCCACGCTATCGGATATAGATTCGGATCATAAGATTATCGATCTTCAAGCTCTAAATCCTGATAAGCTTCCGAGTGACATATCTCTCGCACAATGGATGCCGGGTGAGCAAGTGCAGCCGGTGTTCCACCAACTTGTCCGTGCATATGGAGAAAGCCAAAATGATGAAGATACTTCCCATAAGGATATCCCAGTATATACGCATCAGTCTATCTCTG GTTTGCAAATGATCCCGTCATTGGTCCCCCCGGCGGTACAAGTAGAGCTGTTGTCTCGCTTATTACATAGAGACTTGTCTAACAAGGAGCATCAAACAAATCTTCATCTACACTACAACATTACCTATCCTGGTGAAACGGAAATTGCCCCCATTGAAGGTGGCACATCAACGTCGTCAGCGGGTAATAGCCCAGAAGGCAATGGCGTCCTGTCATTCTTCGAAGATGACCCGGCTCGTGTGGTTTACCCCAAGGATCCAGCCGTACATAAGCCATTGACTGTTCAACAAATGTTAAATAAGAAACTCCGATGGGCAACTCTGGGCGGTCAGTATAATTGGACTACCAAAGAGTATCCGACGGAATGCCCGCCAGCATTTCCGGAAGATGTTGCAAGTGTTCTACATGCGGCATTCCCACAGACAGAAGCCCAAGCAGCCATTTTGAATGTTTACTCGCCGGGAGATACGCTGAGTCCTCATCGGGATGTCAGTGAAGAATGTGATGTCGGCTTAATCAGTATCAGTTTTGGTTGTGATGGTCTGTTCCTCATCAGTCATGACGATGGAAAAGGCTGTGAAATTGTTCGACTTCGCTCCGGGGATGCTGTGTATATGGACGGCACGTCACGCTTTGCATGGCATGCTGTGCCCAAGATCGTTCCAGGAACATGTCCAGAATGGCTTGCTGATTGGCCATTGTGCCCTGTTGATGATGCGGATACTTCGAAGTACGGCAGGTGGAAGGGTTGGATGTCAGGCAAGAGAGTCAATCTGAATGTTCGGCAAATGACGGTCACAGATACCCACACTTGA